From the genome of Streptomyces sp. NBC_01341, one region includes:
- a CDS encoding SpoIIE family protein phosphatase, with protein sequence MRDEDGLLELGLMRTVFDSLGAGVFVTDTAGLLTASNPRAQQMLGRSRDELLGHDLHDLLHRRKDGSTFPRAECAMLAVLESGRPDEGSDELFLRGDGSLVPVIWAATPLRHEGRLKGVVIVFHDFSLHRDAAEQTAAHLAALEGLTARLTMVAEVSTVLISTTDTPEMLDRLAGLLVPEMGDWAVVDVHTSAEKGGMRRVAARSMDDPAAADALKGPLPPQAESSGSTGIQALRGFRPVVLDEAALAEPPDTPLAAAHRQLFDRLGGTCGVVVPLHTRRQVFGELTVARSAAGSSYTEAELFLLADIGRRAGLVMQAAELFEQQRHVAETMQRQLLTPLPQVDHLRLAARYRPAESAAEIGGDWYDSFLLSDGVMTMVIGDVVGHDLQAAAHMAEVRNMLRALAWDRTEPPSLIMRRLDEAMTHTSDAPMATCVFGRVEGPEGGPWHFKWVNAGHPPPLLITADGRTRFLEEGHGPLLGLSSALHMGLDWPDARVELPARSTLLLYTDGLVESRARDIEAGLTALRRHASDLAGHDIEDFLDELLARIDPSGDDVALLVLRVPAAGAGAGPGEAPPQYAHSPAASNRGAPGSRIEGSPVRDTSEPT encoded by the coding sequence ATGAGGGACGAGGACGGGCTGCTGGAGCTGGGACTCATGCGCACCGTGTTCGACAGCCTGGGTGCGGGCGTGTTCGTCACCGACACCGCCGGTCTGCTGACGGCGTCCAATCCCCGGGCGCAGCAGATGCTCGGCCGGTCGAGGGACGAGCTGCTCGGTCACGACCTGCACGATCTGCTGCACCGCCGGAAGGACGGCAGCACCTTCCCGCGCGCCGAGTGCGCCATGCTCGCCGTACTGGAGAGCGGCCGGCCGGACGAGGGCAGCGACGAACTGTTCCTGCGCGGGGACGGCAGTCTGGTGCCGGTCATCTGGGCCGCCACCCCACTCCGGCACGAAGGGCGCCTGAAGGGCGTGGTGATCGTCTTCCACGACTTCAGCCTGCACCGCGACGCGGCCGAGCAGACCGCGGCCCACCTCGCGGCCCTGGAGGGACTCACCGCACGGCTGACGATGGTGGCGGAGGTCTCCACCGTCCTCATCTCCACCACGGACACCCCGGAGATGCTGGACAGGCTGGCCGGGCTGCTGGTGCCGGAGATGGGTGACTGGGCGGTCGTCGATGTGCACACGTCCGCCGAGAAGGGCGGCATGCGGCGCGTCGCCGCCCGCAGCATGGACGACCCAGCGGCGGCCGACGCGCTCAAGGGGCCTCTGCCGCCGCAGGCCGAGTCGTCGGGTTCGACGGGCATCCAGGCGCTGCGGGGCTTCCGGCCGGTCGTCCTGGACGAGGCGGCGCTGGCCGAGCCGCCGGACACCCCGCTCGCGGCCGCCCACCGGCAGCTGTTCGACCGCCTCGGCGGAACCTGCGGCGTCGTGGTACCCCTGCACACCCGGCGCCAAGTGTTCGGCGAGCTGACCGTGGCACGCTCGGCCGCCGGGTCGTCGTACACGGAGGCCGAGCTCTTCCTGCTGGCCGACATCGGGCGGCGCGCCGGACTCGTGATGCAGGCGGCGGAGCTGTTCGAACAGCAGCGTCATGTCGCGGAGACCATGCAGCGGCAGCTTCTCACCCCTCTCCCCCAGGTCGACCACTTGCGACTGGCTGCCCGTTACCGTCCCGCCGAGAGCGCGGCGGAGATCGGCGGGGACTGGTACGACTCCTTCCTCCTCAGCGACGGTGTGATGACGATGGTCATCGGGGACGTCGTCGGGCACGACCTCCAGGCCGCCGCCCACATGGCCGAGGTCCGCAACATGCTCCGCGCCCTGGCGTGGGACCGCACGGAACCCCCCAGTCTGATCATGCGCCGGCTCGACGAGGCGATGACCCACACCAGCGACGCCCCCATGGCGACGTGTGTCTTCGGTCGCGTCGAGGGCCCGGAGGGCGGCCCCTGGCACTTCAAGTGGGTCAATGCCGGGCACCCCCCGCCCCTGCTGATCACGGCGGACGGGCGCACCCGCTTCCTCGAAGAGGGACACGGCCCGCTCCTGGGCCTCAGTTCGGCCCTGCACATGGGTCTCGACTGGCCCGACGCGCGGGTGGAACTCCCGGCCCGGTCGACCCTGCTGCTCTACACCGACGGTCTCGTGGAGAGCCGCGCCCGCGACATCGAGGCGGGGCTCACCGCACTGCGCCGGCACGCCTCGGACCTGGCCGGGCACGACATCGAGGACTTCCTCGACGAGCTGCTCGCCCGCATCGACCCCAGCGGCGACGACGTGGCGCTGCTGGTCCTCCGCGTGCCGGCCGCTGGGGCCGGGGCGGGCCCCGGCGAGGCACCCCCGCAGTACGCGCACAGCCCGGCGGCGTCCAACCGAGGCGCACCCGGTTCGCGCATCGAGGGCTCCCCGGTGAGGGACACCTCCGAACCGACGTGA
- a CDS encoding carbohydrate ABC transporter permease, which translates to MSSITSGAKKRRVPPQSSSRRENRSGLAFVTPTFLVVLVVVILPILWTVLLAFQNAKLVDIQENGLFGHWTLDNFSQVFGSPGFWSSLGTTLLYTVGATAGSVVLGLIAALALRRPFRGRGILRAAMLLPYVAPVVAVSFVWEVALSPQYGIVNEWGRKLFGWDDPIAFLSTRSYEVGVLGVHFHIPLALLTVIAFETWRYFPFAFLFMLARLQAVPAGLEEAAEVDGATISQRFRHILLPQLMPVIALLSVLRFILTFNKFDDIYLLTGGGSGTDVVAVRVYDFLTSRFDVGAASAQALVLAVVLMALLGIYFKFFGKKVQEESA; encoded by the coding sequence ATGAGCTCCATAACGAGCGGTGCGAAGAAGCGCCGCGTCCCACCGCAGAGCAGCAGCAGGCGGGAGAACCGGTCAGGTCTCGCCTTCGTCACGCCCACCTTCCTGGTGGTCCTGGTCGTGGTGATCCTGCCGATCCTGTGGACCGTCCTGCTCGCCTTCCAGAACGCCAAGCTCGTCGACATCCAGGAGAACGGCCTCTTCGGCCACTGGACCCTCGACAACTTCTCCCAGGTCTTCGGCTCCCCCGGATTCTGGAGCAGCCTCGGCACCACGCTCCTCTACACCGTCGGCGCGACCGCGGGGTCCGTCGTCCTCGGGCTGATCGCCGCCCTCGCCCTGCGCAGGCCCTTCCGTGGGCGCGGAATCCTGCGTGCCGCGATGCTCCTGCCGTACGTCGCCCCCGTGGTCGCGGTCTCGTTCGTCTGGGAGGTCGCGCTCAGCCCGCAGTACGGCATCGTCAACGAGTGGGGCCGCAAGCTCTTCGGATGGGACGACCCGATCGCCTTCCTGTCCACCCGGTCCTACGAAGTGGGCGTGCTCGGCGTCCACTTCCACATCCCGCTCGCGCTGCTCACGGTCATCGCCTTCGAGACCTGGCGCTACTTCCCCTTCGCCTTCCTCTTCATGCTGGCCCGCCTCCAGGCGGTACCGGCGGGACTGGAGGAGGCCGCGGAGGTCGACGGCGCCACGATCTCCCAGCGCTTCCGGCACATCCTGCTGCCGCAGCTGATGCCCGTCATCGCCCTGCTGTCCGTCCTGCGCTTCATCCTGACGTTCAACAAGTTCGACGACATCTACCTGCTCACGGGCGGCGGCTCGGGCACGGACGTCGTGGCCGTCCGCGTCTACGACTTCCTCACGTCGCGCTTCGACGTCGGGGCCGCGTCCGCCCAGGCACTCGTCCTCGCGGTCGTGCTCATGGCCCTCCTGGGCATCTACTTCAAGTTCTTCGGCAAGAAGGTCCAGGAGGAGTCGGCATGA
- the tkt gene encoding transketolase, whose protein sequence is MAPERSSSGSTRDPGLALPVAERAGWTDLDVRAVDTVRVLAADAVQKTGNGHPGTAMSLAPLAYLLFQQVMRHDPDDDQWLGRDRFVLSCGHTSLTLYIQLYLAGYGLDMEDLKALRTWGSATPGHPEYRHTRGVEITTGPLGQGLGASVGMAMAARRERGLLDPDAAPGTSPFDHHVYVLASDGDMMEGVASEASSLAGHQQLGNLVVFYDSNHISIEDDTDISFSEDVPARYAAYGWHVQTVDWTRTGDYVEDVDALLAAIEAAKAERSRPSLIMLRTIIGWPAPTKRNTGKAHGAALGDDEVAGTKRLLGFDPDVYFPIEDDVLTHTRAVGERGRAAKADWQKGYEAWRGANSGRAALLDRLREQELPDGWTDALPVFPADPKGMATRKASGEVLTALAPVLPELWGGSADLAGSNNTTMDGEPSFVPSDRQTSEFAGGPYGRTLHFGIREHAMGAVLNGIGLQSLTRPYGGTFLTFSDYMRPAVRLGALMKLPVTYVWTHDSIGLGEDGPTHQPVEHLAALRAIPGLDVVRPGDANETTVCWRTILEHTDRPAGLVLTRQNLPVLDRGDGAHAPAEGAARGAYVLVDSPEATPDVILVATGSEVEIALDARTRLTGEGLAVRVVSMPCREWFEEQPQSYQDEVLPPGVRARVSVEAAVGQGWREVVGDAGRIVSLEHYGASADYQRLYEEFGITAEAVEAAAHDSIRDAAETPRPGGQRN, encoded by the coding sequence ATGGCGCCCGAGCGATCCTCATCCGGCAGCACCCGCGACCCCGGGCTCGCTCTTCCCGTGGCGGAACGGGCGGGCTGGACCGACCTCGACGTGCGGGCGGTGGACACCGTCAGGGTCCTGGCCGCCGACGCCGTCCAGAAGACGGGCAACGGACATCCGGGTACGGCGATGAGCCTGGCGCCCCTCGCCTACCTGCTGTTCCAGCAGGTCATGCGCCACGACCCGGACGACGACCAGTGGCTGGGCAGGGACCGTTTCGTCCTCTCCTGCGGCCACACCAGTCTGACGCTCTACATCCAGCTCTACCTGGCCGGCTACGGGCTCGACATGGAAGACCTGAAGGCCCTGCGCACCTGGGGATCGGCCACCCCCGGCCACCCCGAGTACCGGCACACCCGGGGCGTCGAGATCACCACCGGACCGCTCGGACAGGGGCTCGGCGCGAGTGTGGGGATGGCCATGGCGGCGCGCAGGGAGCGCGGTCTGCTCGACCCCGACGCCGCCCCCGGCACCAGCCCGTTCGACCACCACGTGTACGTACTCGCGTCCGACGGCGACATGATGGAGGGCGTCGCCTCCGAGGCCTCGTCGCTCGCCGGCCATCAGCAGCTGGGCAACCTCGTGGTGTTCTACGACTCGAACCACATCTCCATCGAGGACGACACCGACATCTCCTTCAGCGAGGACGTCCCAGCCCGCTATGCCGCGTACGGCTGGCACGTGCAGACGGTGGACTGGACCCGTACGGGCGACTACGTCGAGGACGTCGACGCCCTGCTCGCCGCGATCGAGGCGGCCAAGGCGGAACGCTCCCGCCCCTCCCTGATCATGCTGCGCACGATCATCGGATGGCCGGCCCCGACGAAGCGCAACACGGGCAAGGCACACGGCGCGGCACTGGGGGACGACGAGGTCGCCGGCACCAAGCGGCTCCTCGGCTTCGACCCGGACGTGTACTTCCCCATCGAGGACGACGTCCTCACGCACACGCGGGCGGTGGGGGAACGGGGCAGGGCGGCCAAGGCGGACTGGCAGAAGGGCTACGAGGCGTGGCGCGGGGCGAACAGCGGGCGGGCCGCGCTGCTGGACCGGTTGCGTGAGCAGGAACTGCCGGACGGCTGGACGGACGCCCTGCCGGTGTTCCCCGCGGACCCCAAGGGCATGGCCACGCGCAAGGCGTCCGGCGAGGTGCTCACCGCCCTCGCGCCGGTGCTCCCCGAGCTGTGGGGCGGCTCCGCGGACCTCGCGGGCAGCAACAACACCACCATGGACGGCGAGCCCTCCTTCGTCCCGTCCGACCGGCAGACCTCCGAGTTCGCGGGCGGTCCCTACGGGCGCACCCTGCACTTCGGCATCCGCGAGCACGCCATGGGAGCCGTCCTCAACGGGATCGGCCTGCAGAGCCTGACCCGCCCGTACGGCGGCACGTTCCTCACCTTCAGCGACTACATGCGTCCCGCGGTGCGGCTGGGCGCTCTGATGAAGCTCCCCGTCACCTACGTCTGGACGCACGACTCGATCGGTCTCGGTGAGGACGGCCCCACCCACCAGCCCGTCGAGCACCTGGCCGCCCTGCGGGCGATTCCCGGCCTCGACGTCGTACGCCCCGGCGACGCCAACGAGACGACCGTCTGCTGGCGGACGATCCTGGAGCACACCGACCGCCCCGCAGGTCTCGTGCTGACCCGCCAGAACCTGCCCGTGCTGGACCGCGGGGACGGTGCCCACGCACCGGCCGAAGGGGCGGCCCGCGGCGCCTACGTCCTCGTCGATTCCCCCGAGGCCACGCCCGACGTCATCCTGGTGGCGACCGGGTCCGAGGTCGAGATCGCCCTCGACGCACGCACCCGCCTGACGGGCGAGGGGCTGGCCGTGCGCGTGGTCTCGATGCCCTGCCGCGAGTGGTTCGAGGAGCAGCCGCAGTCCTACCAGGACGAGGTGCTGCCGCCGGGGGTACGCGCCCGGGTCAGTGTCGAGGCGGCGGTCGGCCAGGGATGGCGCGAGGTGGTCGGCGACGCCGGCCGGATCGTGAGCCTGGAACACTACGGGGCCTCGGCCGACTACCAGCGGCTGTACGAGGAGTTCGGCATCACCGCCGAGGCCGTGGAGGCCGCGGCACACGACAGCATCCGGGATGCCGCGGAGACCCCGAGGCCCGGCGGCCAGAGGAACTGA
- a CDS encoding ROK family transcriptional regulator, with protein sequence MAGNQASAGHLLQLIRSGEATTRGELQQATGLSRSTVGHRLDQLFGAGWLRGATGTSTGGRPSARLEFDPSHAVVLVADLETRHARVALLDLSGTVLAEHTGTLVIADGPDRALDQLASWFGPLLAEAAVGPERVCGIGLSVPGPVDWESAQIVQPPIMPGWDRFPVRERLREAWTEHVGRMPAGGPLPVFVDNDANLMALAEQRAGHPDCSAFVLVKASTGIGAGVVVGGEVYRGIDGGAGDIGHIRLHDRPDALCMCGSYGCLAAVASGRSIAGQLTAAGVPTASGSDVRDHLAAGQPDAVRLAREAGQRVGEVLVTVVTLLNPGVLMLSGDLASTPFLTGVRELIYQRAMPRTTAHLQVVTSALGDRAALTGAARMVIDHLYAPDRADARLAALARAGV encoded by the coding sequence ATGGCAGGAAACCAGGCCAGCGCGGGGCATCTGCTCCAGCTGATTCGCAGCGGCGAGGCGACCACGCGCGGAGAGCTCCAGCAGGCGACCGGCCTCTCCCGCTCGACGGTGGGACACCGGCTCGACCAGCTCTTCGGAGCGGGCTGGCTGCGTGGCGCCACCGGAACCTCCACCGGTGGGCGGCCCTCCGCCCGGCTGGAGTTCGACCCCTCGCACGCCGTGGTGCTCGTCGCCGACCTGGAGACCCGGCACGCCCGGGTCGCCCTGCTCGACCTCTCGGGCACGGTCCTCGCCGAGCACACCGGCACCCTCGTCATCGCCGACGGCCCCGACCGCGCGCTGGACCAACTCGCCAGCTGGTTCGGCCCACTGCTCGCCGAGGCCGCCGTCGGACCCGAACGGGTCTGCGGCATCGGGCTCTCCGTGCCGGGGCCCGTCGACTGGGAGTCCGCCCAGATCGTGCAGCCGCCGATCATGCCCGGCTGGGACCGGTTCCCCGTACGGGAGCGCCTGCGCGAAGCCTGGACCGAGCACGTCGGCCGGATGCCCGCCGGCGGGCCGCTGCCGGTGTTCGTCGACAACGACGCCAACCTGATGGCCCTGGCCGAACAGCGTGCGGGCCACCCGGACTGCAGCGCCTTCGTCCTCGTCAAGGCGTCGACCGGGATCGGTGCCGGCGTCGTCGTGGGCGGTGAGGTGTACCGGGGCATCGACGGCGGAGCCGGCGACATCGGCCACATCCGGCTGCACGACCGCCCCGACGCCCTGTGCATGTGCGGTTCCTACGGCTGCCTCGCGGCGGTCGCGAGCGGCCGGTCCATCGCGGGTCAGCTCACTGCGGCGGGAGTGCCCACCGCTTCGGGATCCGATGTGCGCGACCACCTCGCCGCGGGCCAGCCCGACGCGGTCCGGCTCGCCCGTGAGGCAGGACAGCGCGTCGGCGAGGTGCTGGTCACCGTCGTCACCCTGCTCAACCCCGGGGTACTGATGCTGAGCGGAGACCTGGCGAGCACCCCGTTCCTCACCGGCGTACGCGAACTCATCTACCAGCGGGCCATGCCACGCACCACCGCCCACCTGCAGGTCGTCACCTCGGCGCTGGGCGATCGGGCGGCGCTCACCGGAGCCGCCCGTATGGTCATCGACCACCTCTACGCCCCCGACCGCGCAGACGCCCGGCTCGCGGCCCTCGCCCGGGCCGGTGTCTGA
- a CDS encoding carbohydrate ABC transporter permease — MTRAQFENRFFGVLRWVVIAFLAAITIVPFYYMLLLSVKPIDALLLDPGNLWVSAKDFTFDTYESVLKSTSDGGQGFLRMLLNSALVAIATVILTLAAAVPGAYAVSRLKFFGSRQVSALFLAVYMFPATLLAVPLFVMFAKMGLSGSLVGLAIVYIAQTVPVSIYMLKNYFVTIPFSIEEAAAIDGASRLQTVRKIILPLALPTLMATGLYVFMIAWNEFLFALLFLAADPDRWTVSLGLQQLANGIEVSKTVLMAGSVVLTIPVVLLFFSAERLLTEGLTSGADKG, encoded by the coding sequence CTGACCCGTGCCCAGTTCGAGAACCGGTTCTTCGGTGTGCTGCGCTGGGTGGTGATCGCCTTCCTCGCGGCGATCACGATCGTGCCCTTCTACTACATGCTGCTGCTGTCGGTGAAGCCCATCGACGCCTTGCTCCTCGACCCGGGCAACCTCTGGGTGTCCGCCAAGGACTTCACGTTCGACACGTACGAGAGCGTCCTCAAGTCGACCTCGGACGGCGGCCAGGGCTTCCTGAGGATGCTGCTCAACTCGGCGCTCGTGGCCATCGCGACCGTCATCCTGACCCTTGCGGCGGCGGTGCCCGGCGCCTACGCGGTGAGCCGGCTGAAGTTCTTCGGCAGCCGGCAGGTCAGCGCGCTCTTCCTCGCCGTATACATGTTCCCGGCGACGCTGCTGGCCGTTCCGCTCTTCGTGATGTTCGCCAAGATGGGCCTGTCCGGAAGCCTCGTGGGACTCGCCATCGTCTACATCGCGCAGACCGTGCCCGTCTCCATCTACATGCTGAAGAACTACTTCGTCACCATCCCCTTCAGCATCGAGGAAGCGGCGGCGATCGACGGTGCGTCACGGCTCCAGACCGTACGCAAGATCATCCTCCCGCTGGCGCTGCCCACGCTCATGGCCACCGGGCTGTACGTCTTCATGATCGCCTGGAACGAGTTCCTGTTCGCCCTGCTCTTCCTGGCGGCCGACCCCGACAGGTGGACGGTATCCCTGGGCCTGCAGCAACTGGCCAACGGCATCGAGGTGTCGAAGACGGTACTGATGGCCGGGTCGGTCGTCCTGACCATCCCTGTGGTACTCCTGTTCTTCTCCGCCGAACGGCTCCTCACCGAGGGCCTGACCAGCGGTGCGGACAAGGGCTGA
- a CDS encoding NHLP bacteriocin export ABC transporter permease/ATPase subunit yields the protein MASAHPFPATAAPGADPVIDALGTLGTPVDCTGLRSLPLEGPQVLWLVTGGALDLFAVDAAAQGHWHFLGRLEPGALVLGPVEGPRHTLVGRPLQQCELRRIALRELYRPAHAEQGGFEGQFRSHYDTGDATLSLLEHAFSLGVGRSRRVLFEAPLDGRTTVDDVVGDDDVLWLPVSPGDVQYGAAFSAEAAGDLLVDAGMWQGMVNQQFRLLSALDRWIEQLERAHEDRTAAGMKAGEAVREEADRALLTSMGRSGRGTSRSADASDDAVYAACRLVARDSGIVLSAPATGGAVSDRIDPVEQVAVASRIRTRAVRLDGRWWRTDAGPLVGRRAASGAPVALLWRRGRYEAVSPLTGRRARVDADSAEEFEERAVMFYRPLPERPLGRWQLLRFGLFGTRTDIRRLVLTGLVTVALGSLVPVATGRVLGVYVPEAETGLIVQVSLAVIITGVVSAAFMLLQNLTILRMEGRIESTLQPAVWDRLLRLPTKFFTERSTGELASAAMGVSAIRRVLSGTGPVVVQAGTLGAMNLGLLLWFSVPLALTAVAMLVVIAAVFLTMGMWELRWQRRLVELGNKLNNQAFQTLRGLPKLRVAAAESFAYGAWAAEFARSRELQKRAGRIKNLTTVLNAVYLPLCSLVVFMLLAGPARGSLSASEFLTFNTSVTMLLTAVTQLTGAFVSAAAVLPMFEQIKPVLDEAPEVRGVSTQPGPLSGEIEARGVTFRYTDDGPVVLDDVSLAVRPGEFVAIVGPSGCGKSTLLRMLIGFDRPLSGSVLYDGQDLASLDQAAVRRQCGVVLQNAQPLSGSILDCICGAEVFTQEEAWEAAAMAGLAEDIKRMPMGLHTMISGGGAISGGQRQRLMIAQALVRRPRILFFDEATSALDNETQRTVIESTRSLRATRVVIAHRLSTVLDADRVIVMAEGRVVQEGPPAQLLADKDGQLHELVRRQMA from the coding sequence GTGGCATCCGCACACCCCTTCCCGGCCACGGCCGCCCCCGGGGCCGACCCTGTCATCGACGCGCTGGGGACGCTCGGCACACCGGTCGACTGCACGGGTCTGCGGAGTCTCCCGCTGGAGGGGCCGCAGGTGCTGTGGCTGGTCACGGGCGGCGCCCTCGACCTGTTCGCGGTGGACGCGGCGGCGCAGGGGCACTGGCACTTCCTGGGCCGTCTCGAACCGGGGGCCCTCGTCCTGGGCCCGGTCGAGGGCCCCCGGCACACCCTGGTCGGGCGCCCTCTCCAGCAGTGCGAGCTGCGCCGGATCGCGCTGCGCGAGCTGTACCGGCCCGCCCACGCGGAGCAGGGCGGCTTCGAAGGACAGTTCCGCAGCCACTACGACACCGGTGACGCGACGCTCAGCCTGCTGGAGCACGCCTTCTCGCTCGGTGTGGGGCGCAGCCGGCGGGTCCTGTTCGAAGCTCCGCTGGACGGGCGGACCACGGTCGACGACGTGGTCGGCGACGACGACGTCCTGTGGCTGCCCGTGTCTCCCGGGGACGTGCAGTACGGCGCCGCCTTCAGCGCCGAGGCGGCCGGTGACCTGCTCGTCGACGCCGGGATGTGGCAGGGGATGGTCAACCAGCAGTTCCGCCTGCTGTCGGCGCTGGACCGCTGGATCGAGCAGCTGGAGCGCGCGCACGAGGACCGGACCGCGGCCGGGATGAAGGCGGGCGAGGCCGTACGCGAGGAGGCCGACCGGGCGCTTCTGACGTCGATGGGCCGGTCCGGGAGGGGCACTTCGCGTTCGGCGGACGCCTCGGACGACGCTGTGTACGCCGCCTGCCGGCTGGTGGCCCGGGACTCGGGGATCGTCCTTTCCGCGCCCGCGACGGGCGGCGCGGTCAGCGACCGGATCGATCCGGTCGAGCAGGTCGCCGTCGCCTCGCGTATCCGGACGCGCGCGGTGCGGCTGGACGGGCGCTGGTGGCGGACGGACGCCGGCCCGCTCGTGGGGCGCCGGGCCGCGTCGGGGGCACCGGTGGCACTGCTGTGGCGTCGCGGCCGTTACGAGGCCGTCAGTCCGCTGACCGGGCGGCGCGCCCGTGTGGACGCGGACAGCGCGGAGGAGTTCGAGGAACGGGCCGTGATGTTCTACCGGCCTCTGCCCGAGCGGCCCCTGGGCAGATGGCAGCTGCTGCGCTTCGGCCTCTTCGGCACCCGCACCGACATACGGAGGCTGGTGCTGACCGGGCTGGTGACGGTCGCGCTCGGCTCACTGGTGCCGGTCGCGACGGGCCGGGTGCTCGGCGTGTACGTGCCCGAGGCCGAGACCGGTCTCATCGTGCAGGTCTCCCTGGCGGTGATCATCACCGGAGTCGTGTCGGCCGCTTTCATGCTCCTGCAGAACCTGACGATCCTGCGGATGGAGGGGCGTATCGAGAGCACCCTCCAGCCCGCGGTGTGGGACCGGCTGCTGCGGCTGCCGACGAAGTTCTTCACCGAGAGGTCCACCGGGGAGCTGGCGAGCGCGGCCATGGGAGTCAGCGCGATCCGGCGGGTGCTGTCCGGCACCGGTCCCGTCGTCGTGCAGGCGGGCACGCTGGGTGCCATGAATCTGGGGCTGCTGCTCTGGTTCAGCGTCCCGCTGGCGCTCACGGCCGTCGCGATGCTGGTGGTGATCGCCGCGGTGTTCCTCACGATGGGCATGTGGGAGCTGCGCTGGCAGCGCAGGCTGGTCGAGCTGGGCAACAAGCTCAACAACCAGGCATTCCAGACGCTGCGCGGGCTGCCGAAGCTGCGCGTCGCCGCGGCCGAGAGCTTCGCGTACGGGGCATGGGCGGCGGAGTTCGCGCGGAGCCGTGAGCTGCAGAAGCGGGCCGGCCGGATCAAGAATCTGACGACGGTGCTCAACGCGGTCTATCTGCCGCTGTGTTCCCTGGTCGTCTTCATGCTGCTGGCCGGTCCGGCGCGCGGCTCGCTGTCGGCGAGCGAGTTCCTGACCTTCAACACGTCCGTGACGATGCTGCTGACCGCGGTGACCCAGCTCACCGGTGCGTTCGTGTCGGCCGCGGCCGTCCTGCCGATGTTCGAGCAGATCAAGCCGGTGCTCGACGAGGCACCCGAGGTGCGGGGGGTCAGCACGCAGCCCGGGCCGCTGTCCGGGGAGATCGAGGCGAGGGGCGTCACCTTCCGCTACACCGACGACGGCCCCGTGGTCCTGGACGACGTGTCACTGGCCGTGCGGCCGGGTGAGTTCGTCGCGATCGTGGGGCCCAGCGGGTGCGGCAAGTCCACGCTCCTGAGGATGCTCATCGGCTTCGACCGGCCGCTCTCGGGCAGCGTCCTGTACGACGGCCAGGACCTCGCCTCGCTGGACCAGGCCGCAGTGCGCCGCCAGTGCGGGGTCGTCCTGCAGAACGCACAGCCGTTGTCGGGGTCGATCCTCGACTGCATCTGCGGCGCCGAGGTCTTCACGCAGGAGGAGGCGTGGGAGGCCGCCGCGATGGCGGGGCTCGCCGAGGACATCAAGCGCATGCCGATGGGCCTGCACACGATGATCTCCGGCGGCGGGGCGATCTCCGGCGGGCAGCGCCAACGGCTGATGATCGCGCAGGCCCTGGTCAGGCGCCCGCGCATCCTGTTCTTCGACGAGGCGACCAGCGCACTGGACAACGAGACCCAGCGGACGGTGATCGAGAGCACCAGGTCCCTGCGGGCCACCCGGGTCGTGATCGCGCACCGGCTGTCCACGGTGCTGGACGCCGACCGCGTGATCGTCATGGCGGAGGGCCGTGTCGTCCAGGAGGGGCCGCCCGCCCAACTGCTCGCGGACAAGGACGGGCAGCTCCACGAACTGGTGCGGCGTCAGATGGCTTGA
- a CDS encoding Gfo/Idh/MocA family protein, which translates to MSSTTPLTHTWSHEPVRVGLVGAGPWARTMHARMLATGPETVLAGVWARRREAAAEVAEPYGAPVADSFEELLDTCEAVAFAVPPAVQAALAPRAAAAGRALLLEKPLGADLESARAVADAVDEHGVISQLVLTKRYHPVTRAFLAEAATREVTGARSCYLHGAFLGGEFATSWRLEHGALLDLGPHLLDILDTAVGPIVSVRAAGDPRRWVELTCEHENGAVSQASLSGSVRLPQARTRVELFGAGEELVYDTAGIDHEECWPVLRREFATAVRSGVGTGIDAAHGLRIQRLLDQAAQGAR; encoded by the coding sequence ATGTCCAGCACCACCCCCCTCACGCACACCTGGTCCCACGAGCCCGTCCGCGTCGGCCTCGTGGGCGCCGGCCCATGGGCGCGCACCATGCACGCCCGCATGCTCGCGACCGGCCCCGAGACGGTGCTCGCAGGGGTCTGGGCCCGCCGCCGCGAGGCGGCCGCCGAGGTGGCCGAGCCCTACGGGGCACCCGTCGCCGACTCCTTCGAGGAACTCCTCGACACATGCGAGGCCGTGGCGTTCGCGGTGCCGCCCGCCGTCCAGGCCGCCCTCGCACCGCGTGCCGCGGCCGCGGGACGCGCCCTGCTGCTGGAGAAGCCGCTGGGCGCCGACCTCGAATCGGCACGCGCTGTGGCGGACGCCGTCGACGAGCACGGGGTGATCTCCCAGCTCGTCCTCACGAAGAGGTACCACCCGGTCACCCGTGCCTTCCTCGCCGAGGCGGCCACCCGCGAGGTGACCGGCGCACGCTCCTGCTATCTGCACGGAGCCTTCCTCGGCGGGGAGTTCGCCACGTCCTGGCGGCTGGAGCACGGCGCACTGCTCGACCTCGGCCCCCATCTCCTGGACATCCTCGACACCGCGGTCGGGCCCATCGTCTCCGTCCGCGCCGCGGGGGACCCGCGCCGCTGGGTCGAGCTCACCTGCGAGCACGAGAACGGGGCGGTGAGCCAGGCATCCCTGTCCGGCAGCGTGCGGCTTCCCCAGGCGCGGACCCGCGTCGAACTCTTCGGCGCCGGGGAGGAGTTGGTCTACGACACCGCGGGAATCGACCACGAGGAGTGCTGGCCCGTGCTCCGCCGGGAGTTCGCCACCGCCGTACGGAGCGGGGTGGGCACCGGCATCGACGCGGCCCACGGACTGCGCATCCAGCGGCTGCTCGACCAGGCAGCGCAGGGCGCTCGCTGA